The genomic DNA CGGGGACAGGCCCAAGATCCTGATGGACAGCCCCGAAGACGCCGACCTCTTCCACTCCGAGGAAATCAAGGTGCGAGCAGTGTGCAGGAATCCGATTCCCCTTGACTAATGTTGAGGAGAGAAACCCTCCACTAGATTACCGTCACATCTTTTCGAAAACCACCAGAACGGGGAGGGAGGTGGTACATTACCCGGTGCACTTAAAAGCCAGATGGTCCTGTAAGAGTCCTCTTAGCGGTCCAAGAACCTAAGTCTAATTACCAATATGAGAAAGTCACCCTGAGGGAGGAGGCACTCACTTCGTTTAACATCATTAAGGAGAAAGCAGCTCTGGGACAGTTTCAAATTCTTAATTAATTCAGAGTCAGCTAACAGTAGTTGAACCTAGCTTCTGCTTTTCTCTTAGGTGTAATTAATTTCACCGCTTTGAGACAAATTCCCTCACCTTTACACAAACTGGAGCTTTTGTAAAAGTTAGTTTGGGAGTTTATTATCCATTTTGGAGGCAAACCAGGTACATACACAAGCTGAAAGTTGAGTGGAACAGCTGACGGCGGTTGCCAGAGGTGTTTAGTTCTGCCCAACACTTGATTCGccctagttatttttatttatttatttatttatttatttatttattttgagacggagtctcgctctcttgcccaggctggagggtagaaccacaatctcagcgcactgcaaccttcgtctcctgggctcaagccatcctgcctcagcctcccgagtagctgggactacaggtgtgagccaccatgcccggctaattttgtgtatttttggtagaggcggggtttcaccatgttgcccaggttggtcttgaactcctgacctcaagcgatccgcccgcgtGGGCcgctcgaagtgctgggattacaggcatgagccaccactcccagcctcaccctgctttttttttttttaaagcgtaCACAGAAAAGTCTTTCGACTTACAGAGGTCAGTGGGTAATGAGGGTCTGTTGGAAGGAGGCAGCCAGCAGCTACTGAACTTCCCTCTAGTGTTGTTTAAATATGACTTAATCGCGCTTAAGTAGGCCAGtgcaaacatttttcttcctgctgCAGCCTGTTTAAATTCATCAAAAGCTCAGGTGATTtgactcctgcttcagccacactCCTGTTAACCACCTTCATATGGTGGATATTTCCAGCCTCAGGGTTCAGTCCAAGGACATTTAATGGTATTTATGTGTTATGTCCGAAAGGAACTAATTGTTTCAAGGAACAAAGTAGGTTTAGGAAAGATAAAGCTGCCCTCTGCCCAACATACCTGTTAGTATCCAATTTCATGTTAATCATCATCCATTTAATTGCCTGGCAACTCATTCCATCTGTGTTTGTCCTCATGTTGAGCGAGGTGATCACATCTCACACCTTCTTTTGGATCTGTTTTGAGCCTAACTACAAGAAGCCTGCTTTTATGTGGGCCTGCAACCTGTGGTTTGAACTTGCTTTCTGAATTTGTTGCATTCTTGAAGAGCTGTGTGCAAAGTGAACTTTAGAATCATGTTTCTCTAATGACTTGACGTCCTTTCCCCAGGAAGTAATTTTGGTCCCTGGTCCCAAGAAGGCTATTTAAGACACCAAAAGAATCAAACTACTTTGGTGTCTTTCTTCACCAAAGAAAGAACTACTTTCTTCAAGAAGTATTTGTTCTTTTACTATTCCAAAACTCCTCCAGCAAATGTTGAGCACACACATAATCTATGGGGAATGATTTCAAGCAGCGTCCATTCTCACTTCATTAGAAGTTACTGAAATCCCCAGATACCAAAAAAAGTCGTGAATTCTTTTAATTACACTAGTGCGCTATTTTGGGTATAGTTATTCTTAGTGTGAAGTGATTCCAGTCTGTTATTTAATATGTAGATCTTGTTAGAATTCAGCGAATGCAGGCATCATTTGGATAAGCTGAGGTATTTGAAAGGAAGGGGCTGGAAGCCTGCTTAACTCCCTAAAGAGTCTTCCAACCAGAACCCTCTGCTCTTTTTAAGTCTTTGGCTCCTGACTAGGAAAAAATCGAAAAGGTGCATGACTACATATGTCATCCAGGTAGAGTTGGATGAGTTTCTTATTCTGGAATACCTCAGTTATATGGAACTTACCACACGAGGTTATCCTTTATCCTAATGAGGCTTCAGTCTTTGTCTTGCTTTATTCCCCAGTCCCTAGACAGAACTTTGTGAGCAGTTTTTCCCCATCCTCAAAATCTGAATTTGCCCATTTTCAGGTTGACAGCTCTAGAATTGTTCCTCTTAAATTTTCATGTACAGTCATacatcacttaatgacagggacatgttctgagaaatacatcattaggtgattttatcattgtgtgaacatcgtagagtgtacttacacaaacctagtcTGCTAGTCTATTCTCAGGCTGCTATgtagacatacccgagactgggtaatttatgaagaaaagaagtttaattgactcagttccgcatagctggggaggccttaggaaacttaaaatcatggtaaaaggcacctcttcacagggcagcagaagagagaatgagagcaagcaggggaaatgccagacacttataaaaccatcagatctcatgagattcacTCACTGtcagagaacagcatgggggaaaccgcccccatgattgattacctccacctggccctgcccttgacacgtggggattatggggattacaattcaaggtgagatttgggtggggacgaggagccaaaccatatcacctagtCTATACGGTGTAACCTATTGCTCATGGGCTGTAAACCTGTATAGAATGTTAttctactgaatactgtagacacTTATTCTACAAGTGTATTTAAggatttgtgtattttagtatatctaaacatagaaaagatacaacaaaaatatggtataatcttatgggactaccaTATATACAGTCCATTGTTGACTAAGACATCGTGCACATGAGTGTACTTCAAATCTTGCTTAATTAAGGAAGGAACATGACATTTATTAAGCTAGTCTTGGATTCATAGTTGCCCCTTCCAAGTGGGTTTTATAGCTTCTCCTAGAATTTTGATGTCAACCTCTTTAATGACAACAAAGCTAATTAGTAAGCACTCGCTGTGTCAGACACTATGCAGAGCACTTACATGGACTGTCTCAGTCTTCACaaccttaaaaaatatatttctgttttgcaggcagggaaactgaggcaccactAGTAAGTTTCCAATCCTATGAACCTAGGTGGTAACAGCTGCCTCTTTAGAAAAAATTGTCAATATCGTCTGTTGTAGGGAGCTCGCTTATGGCTTTCTGAGTAAACTGCTCTGCTTCTAGGCACCGGAGAAGGAGGAATTCCTGGCCTGGCAGCATGATCTGGAAGTGAATGATAAAGCCCCCGCCCAGGCTCGGCCAACTGTGTTTCGGTGGACGGGGGGCGGAAAGGAAGTTTACTTATCTGGGTCTTTCAACAACTGGAGTAAACTTCCCCTCACCAGAAGGTAATTGCCTGGGGAGTGTTCACTTATTTGTCTTAACATAAATTCTCTTCTTTCTGAAACATCTGTGGGAGAATAGAAAACGGATGTTTGTATAAAATGGATGGCTAGTAGAAAAATGATTTTGCTTAATAAGTCTTAAGGTTCAAATGTTAAACCTTAGTGGTCTCTAGGTTTAGAGTACAGAAGAAAGAGACTATTTCTGTTTCACAGACATCTTTCACTTCAGATCCTCACCTATCTGTTCAGTCAGGACTtttccacagaaacacaaaaatctaTTCCTAATGCAGTAAGGGGGCACTGGCCTGGGAATCTTAGAAACCCACATTTGAGCCCACATTGGCCACGCTGACATGGCCTAACACCTGAGCCTCAGCGTTCCTTTCTGTAAAGAGGGAATATTGGACCAGATGATCTCTGAGGGTTCATCTGACTTTGACTCTGTGTAATACTTTGTTTGAAAAGTacatgttggctgggcatggtggctcatgcctataatcccagcacttttggaggctgaggcaggaggattgcttgaggctaggagttcaagaccagcctgggcaacatagtgagacccccatttctacaaaaacaataaaaattggctgggcatggtggtgtgcacctgtagccccagctactcaggaggctgagatgggaggattgtttgagaggTCAGTACTGTAGTGAGCAGTggttgcagcactgcactccagcctggacaacagagcaagactttgtctccaaaaagaaaaaatacatactatGTAGGCATCATTAGCAAGGATTATAGTAAGACATTTTATCAGGAACCCCAGCATGGACTTCTGTCTTAAGTTGTCAGTGAGAGAACACCTTTAGTGAGTATTCCTgagaaaatgagggagaaagtGTCAGGCCTACTGTCGGGCACTGCCTGCTTTCCAGCGGTTCCGTTGGAGAAGGAGGGAGCCACTCAGCCCAGCAGTCACAAGTCAGTTCAAGTCGGGACAAAACAACCCAATGAAAGGGCTCTTCCAGAGTGTGGTTTTTCGTTGTTAGGCAAGTTTCTTTAGAGAACATCTGAGCTTCCTTTTCAGTTGATCCCTTCTCCTGCCCAAGGCAAAGTGACAAAGGGTAAAACGAGGCAGCTTGCTGTTTGTCTTGTGGTGTTATCCTCCTTGGCATCCAGGAGCCTTTCTAGCTTGAGAAGCACAAATGCCTGACTGTTGACCTTTTCACGTTGGGGCTGTGGTTTCCTGGTATTTGAGCAAGGTGCGTTTTCAGGAAAGTGTGTCACACTGCTGCTTCCTTATGGCCTTTCCAGTTTGAGATCATTATGCTGAATTGTCTAAATGGGCTAAAAATGTTTGTTCTGCAGCTGAACTCTTGGTTTTATGTGGAAACGTTTTGTTCTGTAGCTGGTTTGGCAAGTAAGCTCAGGAGGCAGCCCATCCCACTGAAttcctctgcttcctttttcCTCGCAGCCACAATAACTTTGTAGCCATCCTGGATCTGCCGGAAGGAGAGCATCAGTACAAGTTCTTTGTGGATGGCCAGTGGACCCACGACCCTTCCGAGGTACTCTTCCTCCCACCTCTGGTCCTCTGGGCGCCCGCACAATCCAAACAAATCACCTTCCCAAGGGATTGCCGCCAGGTCCCTTTGCCGAGCTAGTAAAAGTTCCTGTGTGTGGCAGAGCTGGACAGCAGCTGTAACTGTCAGACAGTTGGCATACTTGACCAAGATGAGCAGGGTGGCTAGCCAGGAGATGAGGCCTTCCAGCCAGGAACTCCAAGTCCTCTGAAGAAGAACTCCGCAGACCTTCCACGTTATGATTTCTGCCTGTCTGTCTCTTCCCAGCCCATAGTAACCAGCCAGCTTGGCACAGTTAACAACATCATTCAAGTGAAGAAAACTGACTTTGAAGTATTTGATGCTTTAATGGTGGATTCCCAAAAGTGCTCCGATGTGTCTGGTATGAACACAGTTATTTTATACCACATGCGTGCAGGTGGGGGCTGTACAGTCTAGAAATACTCTTGTTTCTCTTGCCTCTCTTGAGCTGAAGCTGCCCAATCAGATAGGCATTTGTGGCCCCCCCTTAAAGGCCACAGAACTTAATTCCTAACTGTCAAGTTGTTGAAATTTAGCCGCAAGGGAGGTATAAGTCATTTCCCTGGTCCTCTCAGGTATTCAGTAGGTCTCCTTGGCTACAGAAAGCAGACAGCGGAAATGGAACCATAGGTTGATCTCACGCCAAGGGCAGGGCTGAAGAGGCCCTGGAGGGTCGCACTGAGTCAGTGACagcccagggctggggaagcctgTGTCTCATCCCACTTGTGGTGCCTGAAGCATTTCAGCCTGACGGTGGTGAAGGGACACCTCAGTGACCTTAGCGGTCACTTGTGTGGTACATTGGTACCTTGTGAGAATCCCTTCAGGGAGGAGGCGGCTCCCCATGGGAAACAGCCTGCACAGTGCAGGTCTCCTTGATGGGAAGCTATTTGGTACAGAAATACAGACCCAGTAAAACTTCCCCATCTTCTAAGAGCGTTTCAGGCATCGAGGTTTTAGTAAATTGCTTTCCTTCCAAGCCCCCCGGGAAGAAACGAGCTGGAACATGGTTCGTACAGTTCAGGGGGAGGAGGGCTGCGATCTGAGGTGTTGGTGCCAACCACACTTCCCCTTCTTGGAGGCGGGGGCTTAACAATTCCTGGACCCTGAGGGAGGCAGTGGAAAGATGCCCCAGAAGAACATCTGGCGCACTAAGAGAACAGATGCCGTTCAGCTGACAGTTCTTCGTCATTGTCTAGTTGGGCCTGGAAGTTCTGCCACCAGGATTTCTTGTTACCAGTTCAGAAATCACAGGGGTAGAATGACCACACTGGGCTCACTGTGGTTGACAGTTTGTTGAGCAGGACTTGGAAATCAAATTCAGTGTGCTTTTATCTGGATAATTAGTCTTTTAGAGATAATGTAGGTTTTTTACAGATAGTTGGGAATCAGGGAATGGAGGAAGTGTGCCCAGATATCCTCCGAAATGTGTAACTTACTGGTACATGTAATTTTCGGCCACTTACAAGCTTTCTAGTCAAGTTTCCACCTAGGGAAAGAAAACGGAGCCCTCACTGATAAGAAGCTAATTCCGCGTTCTCTACAGACTTCTATTTCGACACTTACTTCCTCAAAATGTTATCTACTCCTTATGGCTCAGTTTTCTGCACTTAATGCTTTTCTCAGTTTCTTGCTGTAATATGGTTGGGTCACATAAAAGGGGCTTGTCCCCTAAAAAATGACATTGAGGGAATTGGCAGAGCTGGGGCATAGCAGATTTTCTCTGGACGAGCCCCAGGATCTGGCCACCAGAATCATCCCATGCATTCTTTGGATGATGGCTTGGTACCTTCCGGCTGGCCAGACGTCACTGTCCAGCTGTGCTAGCATTATGAAATCTTGCTCTTGTAGAAGCTTCTCAGTGTATCTGAATAATCCAGATACTCAAGCAAGAGTTTGGAAGGAACTCGAGTGTAATGGAGTTAAAGAGCCGTCAGAAATTGGGCTTTCAATCCCCCCCCCCACCATTTTGAAATACGCCTCGTTTAACCTGTTTTCTCCACTGCCTCTGTCTAAACAGACTGCCTTATCTTCTGTTGTATTGCGGCTGGCGGTGTCCATAACTTGGACTTAGCCACTTAATCCTCACTTAGTCTCCAGCTTCTTTGTGGTTTTGCCAGCCCAGCCTGAAGGGAGAAGGAAGTATTATTCTGCCGTGCATGTGGGATTACGTTATCGAGAACAGCCTCCTTGTGATCTGACCCAGACTCACTGGCTGGGCCACGTCTTCCACTAGGGCATCTGAGTTGACTACTGAGTTGTATGCTAGTCACCCAGATTCCAAAAGGGTTTTCTCCTCTCTGTTCTGCACTCTTGGAACCAGTGCATCCTTCAAGAGAACGTAAATCTGCATTGAGGgaacaagagaaaaggaagacaagaTGATGACAACATAAATAAGGCTGCTGCTAGAATGCCTGATTTTCCAAGTAAATGTCCTGTTACCATCTCCCAACAGAGCTGTCCAGCTCCCCGCCGGGACCCTACCATCAGGAGCCATACGTCTGCAAACCCGAAGAGCGCTTTCGGGCGCCACCCATTCTCCCCCCGCATCTCCTCCAGGTCATCCTAAACAAGGACACAGGGATTTCCGTAAGTAGGTGGGCGTCTGCCTGGACCGTCCTCCATGGGTCATGTTCAGTTGCTTTCTTTCCTGTGTCCACCTTTTGCAAAGCAGCAGGTGAGCAAGCTCAGCGTCGCCTCCTTGTGTGAACTGTGCCGTTCACCTCTGCTGTGGGGATGGGCTGATAGCAAGAGTGTGGACGCCGAGTGTGGATGCCGCCGCCTCGTCTTACAAAGCCTTTCTGCACTTTTCTTCCTTGTCCTtcactcctgcttcagcctgagCCCTGTTCCATTTAAATTTCACGACAAATTGTAATACCATCCCTTCTTAGTAAGCTACATACTGGAACTCATGCTCTGGCCCCCACATTTTAGAATCTAGTTTTAATCATTAAATTGCTTTTAGAAATATCTGTATTCCTGGATCAAAATTTGGGGTATCTAGGTAACACACATTTCTCCTCCGGGAAATCATTACCTGCAGAAAAGAAGTGTGTGTCGTCCTGGATCCTGAAGAACAGCCAATTCTGTTGTGATTCTGTTTTCTGTCCCATCTAACTTGGATTGCCTGCCCAGTCCACCTCGCTCTGGAATGTATGGCACAGCCATAATTCTTAGGAATCCAGGAATTCAGCTTGGCCCAAATTACGTCATAAGAGACACTGTTTCTGAGGCGCTTAAAGTGACCATGCTGCTACTGAACACCCCACCCTGAAGTGGAGGGCACGTGTGCCGAGATGAGGAGGGAACATGTACACGTGCAGGCGTCCCTACAGCGGTCCCTGCCGGGCTGCCAGGACAGGGTCTCAGTGCTTGTTACCCTACTCCAACAGGACTTGCCTTTCTCAGGTCACCTCCTGTGCTGGGAGTGCCCCTGCAGCTGGGTGGCCATCCTGCCCCTCCATAAGAGGACAGGGCCGTGGCCCACACTTCAAAGAGGCCGGGGTAAATGCCTGGCCAGAGACACACACCGATGCCTCCAGCAGGCATGCAGGGAGCTCCCTTCAGGTCAGAAGGGAGGCCCAGAAGAGGCCAGTGGTAAGCAGGACCCACCGTCTCTCCAGCGCTGAGTTGGCAACAGTCTCAAATAGGCCACAGGTGAAGAGTTTCAAGGACATGTAGCTTCTGCCTTAGAAGCGCTTAGTCGACACTGCTTCCCTTAGCTCTAACTTTACAAAGGTTGGTGGGTTAGATGACTTTCAGTGCCCTCCTAAGCTagtaaggttttgttttttctagaaaaGGGAGGCATCACTAGCCATCTTCTCTGATGGAGACTGCTGCTGGGAATAGACGAGCTGAGAGTGGCCCAGGGGGCTGTGAATATGAGAATGTCAGGACCCGTCTGTCCAAGGTAGCACCAAGCTCTAATGTAAACTGTGGTTACAGTTGTCATTACTAAAGCgttaacatttattttgcccCAAACTAATCTTAAgtgcttttcatgtatttaagCCTCACAACCACTATGTGAAGTAGGTGCTGCTATTACCCCCATTTTAGGGATGGGGAAACAAGCACAGAGAAGTAGGGAAAACACTTACAATCTACTCTCTTAGAGATTTGCAGGAATGTAATACGTGGTTATTAATAGTCACCGTGTTGCACAGAcgatctcttgaacttactcctcctgtctaactgaaatgttGTGTtctttgaccagcatctcccTACCCCCCCCACTCCTAGCTGCTGGCAACCACCACTCCACTGTctacttctgtgagttt from Papio anubis isolate 15944 chromosome 9, Panubis1.0, whole genome shotgun sequence includes the following:
- the PRKAB1 gene encoding 5'-AMP-activated protein kinase subunit beta-1 isoform X1, with amino-acid sequence MGNTSSERAALERHGGHKTPRRDSSGGTKDGDRPKILMDSPEDADLFHSEEIKAPEKEEFLAWQHDLEVNDKAPAQARPTVFRWTGGGKEVYLSGSFNNWSKLPLTRSHNNFVAILDLPEGEHQYKFFVDGQWTHDPSEPIVTSQLGTVNNIIQVKKTDFEVFDALMVDSQKCSDVSELSSSPPGPYHQEPYVCKPEERFRAPPILPPHLLQVILNKDTGISCDPALLPEPNHVMLNHLYALSIKDGVMVLSATHRYKKKYVTTLLYKPI
- the PRKAB1 gene encoding 5'-AMP-activated protein kinase subunit beta-1 isoform X2 translates to MGNTSSERAALERHGGHKTPRRDSSGGTKDGDRPKILMDSPEDADLFHSEEIKAPEKEEFLAWQHDLEVNDKAPAQARPTVFRWTGGGKEVYLSGSFNNWSKLPLTRSHNNFVAILDLPEGEHQYKFFVDGQWTHDPSEPIVTSQLGTVNNIIQVKKTDFEVFDALMVDSQKCSDVSELSSSPPGPYHQEPYVCKPEERFRAPPILPPHLLQVILNKDTGISVSSVIQLCSLSPIMSC